The Vallitalea okinawensis genome window below encodes:
- the nifU gene encoding Fe-S cluster assembly scaffold protein NifU, with product MYTDKVMDHFRNPRNMGEIEEASGVGTVGNAKCGDIMRIYLKVEDGIIEDVKFKTFGCGAAVATSSMATELVMGKTIEEALQITNRAVLEALDGLPTNKVHCSLLAEEALHAALWDYAEKNNITIEGLEPPKEDIHDHDHDHDEDEDE from the coding sequence ATGTATACAGATAAAGTAATGGATCATTTTAGAAATCCTAGAAATATGGGTGAAATTGAAGAAGCAAGTGGTGTAGGTACTGTTGGTAACGCTAAATGTGGTGACATCATGCGTATCTACTTGAAAGTTGAAGATGGTATTATAGAAGATGTAAAGTTTAAAACATTTGGTTGTGGGGCTGCAGTTGCAACAAGTAGTATGGCGACAGAATTAGTTATGGGTAAAACAATCGAAGAAGCATTACAAATAACTAACAGAGCTGTTCTTGAAGCTTTAGACGGTCTTCCAACTAACAAGGTTCACTGTTCGCTATTGGCTGAAGAAGCGTTACATGCAGCTTTGTGGGATTATGCTGAGAAGAATAATATTACTATCGAAGGTTTAGAACCACCTAAAGAAGATATCCATGATCATGACCACGATCATGATGAAGACGAAGACGAGTAG
- the lspA gene encoding signal peptidase II, which translates to MISIITAGVSFVLDRWTKVHMEKKLTSDNTPKGIGDIIQFKLMKNKGLMLGKLKQKPHIVKGLNIGAAILALILILPLIVSKNITLTGKLGIGMLFGGGLGNLYDRMKHGEVTDFFAFKWYPRIVFNLADMFIFLGCFIVLIAELTNGLVKQSF; encoded by the coding sequence ATGATCAGTATCATTACAGCAGGTGTTTCATTTGTCCTTGATCGATGGACCAAGGTGCACATGGAAAAGAAGTTAACTTCTGATAATACACCGAAGGGTATAGGAGATATCATACAGTTTAAATTAATGAAAAATAAAGGGTTAATGCTGGGTAAGCTAAAGCAAAAACCCCACATTGTTAAGGGGCTAAATATTGGAGCTGCTATACTAGCTTTGATACTTATTTTACCATTGATTGTATCTAAAAATATCACTCTTACTGGAAAACTGGGGATTGGGATGCTTTTCGGGGGAGGTTTAGGGAACTTGTACGATCGAATGAAACATGGAGAGGTGACAGATTTCTTTGCTTTCAAGTGGTATCCTCGCATTGTTTTCAATCTAGCAGATATGTTTATTTTTTTAGGGTGTTTCATTGTTTTAATCGCAGAGCTAACAAATGGATTGGTAAAACAGAGTTTTTAA
- a CDS encoding RrF2 family transcriptional regulator, with amino-acid sequence MKLSTKGRYGLRAMLELAIMYDKGNCSIKQIAERQDLSESYLEQLVALLKKQKLVKSTRGAQGGYSLALPPKQISVGDVLRALEGSLNPVDCVLVNDEKECCEQDYCVTKYVWKKISDSINDVVNNITLQDMVDDYNGLKESE; translated from the coding sequence TTGAAGTTATCAACAAAAGGGAGATATGGCTTACGAGCTATGTTAGAATTAGCAATAATGTATGACAAAGGTAATTGTTCAATCAAGCAAATAGCAGAGCGACAAGATCTAAGTGAGAGTTATTTAGAGCAATTAGTCGCACTACTAAAAAAGCAAAAATTAGTTAAAAGTACAAGGGGAGCACAAGGTGGTTATTCCCTTGCTCTACCACCAAAACAAATATCTGTTGGTGACGTATTAAGAGCTTTGGAGGGGTCACTAAATCCTGTTGACTGTGTCCTTGTTAATGATGAAAAGGAATGTTGTGAGCAAGACTATTGTGTAACGAAATATGTTTGGAAAAAAATTAGTGATAGTATCAATGATGTTGTTAATAATATAACGTTACAAGATATGGTTGATGATTATAATGGTTTAAAGGAGAGTGAATAA
- a CDS encoding MFS transporter yields the protein MSKLTKQEKSWILYDCGNSAYSLAITTAILPIFYKSTIAADISNAQSTAYWGYTNTIAIILVAILAPILGTIADYKGFKKKFFTVFMLIGIIATAALGTLGQGDVMACLIIYAFTVLGFSGTNVFYDSFLVDVAKDDNIDKVSAYGFAFGYIASILPFILCLAIIMVPSLVGLTTLNATRASFIIVALWWALLSIPMVKNVKQVHYVDREPAPIKNSFIRLFNTFSEIRQYKVAAIFLLAYFFYIDGVHTIIRMSTVYGSDIGISDDTMLIVLLVTQIVAFPSAILFAKFAKKTSTKFMLMYGIILYTIITIFAYFMSKEIHFWILGILVGTAQGGIQALSRSAYGKLIPKENSAKYFGLYNILGKASAALGPFLIGFIAQMTNNSRFGILSLIILFIIGGAILSRIPIDSPMTQKNTN from the coding sequence ATGTCGAAACTGACTAAGCAAGAAAAAAGTTGGATACTTTACGACTGTGGGAACTCGGCCTACTCACTAGCTATTACGACTGCAATCTTACCCATCTTTTACAAATCAACAATTGCTGCAGATATCAGCAATGCCCAATCAACAGCTTATTGGGGCTACACCAATACAATCGCTATAATCCTAGTTGCTATTTTGGCTCCCATTCTGGGAACAATTGCAGATTACAAAGGATTTAAGAAGAAATTTTTTACTGTCTTCATGCTTATTGGAATTATTGCAACTGCAGCCTTAGGTACTTTAGGACAAGGTGATGTAATGGCATGCCTGATTATATACGCTTTCACCGTTTTAGGCTTCTCTGGAACTAATGTATTTTATGATTCATTTTTGGTGGATGTAGCGAAGGACGATAATATCGATAAAGTATCTGCCTATGGTTTTGCATTTGGGTACATCGCAAGTATATTGCCCTTTATTTTATGTCTTGCCATTATAATGGTCCCTTCACTTGTAGGTCTAACCACATTGAATGCTACCCGAGCTTCATTTATTATTGTTGCCTTATGGTGGGCCTTACTATCTATCCCAATGGTGAAGAATGTGAAACAAGTTCATTATGTTGATAGGGAACCGGCTCCTATTAAAAATAGTTTCATTAGGCTTTTCAATACCTTTAGCGAAATAAGACAATATAAAGTGGCAGCGATTTTCTTATTAGCTTACTTCTTCTATATCGATGGTGTTCATACGATTATTAGAATGTCCACTGTTTACGGTTCCGACATAGGCATCAGTGATGATACAATGCTAATCGTATTATTAGTAACACAAATTGTTGCATTTCCAAGTGCCATTTTGTTTGCAAAGTTTGCTAAAAAGACATCAACTAAATTCATGCTGATGTATGGTATTATTCTGTATACGATTATAACCATATTTGCTTATTTTATGTCCAAAGAGATACATTTCTGGATTTTAGGTATCCTTGTTGGAACAGCCCAGGGTGGTATTCAAGCATTAAGTCGATCAGCATATGGTAAGCTAATCCCTAAAGAGAATTCCGCAAAATATTTTGGACTTTACAATATTCTAGGTAAAGCTTCAGCAGCCTTAGGTCCTTTCTTAATTGGATTCATAGCACAAATGACCAATAACTCACGCTTTGGCATTTTAAGTTTAATCATTCTCTTTATTATCGGAGGAGCTATTCTATCAAGAATTCCTATTGATAGTCCCATGACTCAGAAAAATACTAATTAA
- the nifS gene encoding cysteine desulfurase NifS: MERKVYFDHAATTPTDRRVIETMLPYFNEQYGNPSSVYEIARSNKQAVDVAREQVASAINADTKEIYFTAGGTEADNWAIKGIAESYKDKGNHIITTEIEHHAVMHTCEYLERNGYEVTYLPVDEDGKISIEDLKGAIKETTILITIMFANNEIGTIQPVKEIGEVAREHGVIFHTDAVQAVGHIPIDVQEMNIDLLSLSGHKLYGPKGVGALYVKKGVKLRAFIHGGAQERKRRGGTENVPGIVGLGKAIELAMESMEEENEKLIALRERLIKGALETIPHTKLNGHPTDRLPGNANLSFRFIEGEALLITLDMYGVFGSSGSACTSGSLDPSHVLLAIGLPHEIAHGSLRISIGRSNTEEDVDYLLSVLPEIVQRLRDMSPLYEDYMQEQGQ; this comes from the coding sequence ATGGAAAGAAAAGTTTATTTTGATCATGCAGCTACAACTCCAACTGATCGCAGAGTAATAGAGACTATGCTGCCTTATTTTAATGAACAATATGGTAATCCTTCTAGTGTCTATGAAATTGCACGTTCAAATAAGCAAGCTGTTGATGTTGCAAGAGAACAGGTAGCTAGTGCTATTAATGCTGATACAAAAGAAATCTATTTCACTGCAGGCGGTACAGAAGCTGATAACTGGGCAATTAAAGGTATTGCAGAAAGTTATAAAGATAAAGGTAATCACATTATTACAACAGAAATAGAACATCATGCTGTCATGCACACATGTGAATATTTAGAACGAAATGGTTATGAGGTAACTTACTTACCAGTTGATGAAGATGGTAAGATTTCTATAGAAGATTTAAAAGGTGCCATTAAAGAAACAACAATACTTATTACTATCATGTTTGCGAATAATGAAATTGGTACCATTCAACCAGTTAAAGAGATTGGTGAGGTAGCTAGAGAACATGGAGTCATCTTCCATACAGATGCAGTTCAAGCTGTAGGGCATATACCAATTGATGTCCAAGAAATGAACATTGACTTACTGTCCTTATCTGGTCATAAACTTTATGGACCAAAAGGTGTAGGGGCTTTATATGTGAAAAAAGGTGTTAAGTTAAGAGCATTCATCCATGGTGGTGCACAAGAAAGAAAAAGACGTGGTGGGACTGAAAATGTACCTGGTATTGTAGGTCTTGGTAAAGCTATCGAATTAGCCATGGAAAGCATGGAAGAAGAGAATGAAAAGTTAATTGCTTTGAGAGAACGGCTGATTAAAGGTGCATTAGAAACCATTCCTCATACGAAATTAAATGGTCATCCAACCGATCGCTTACCGGGTAATGCTAACTTAAGTTTTAGATTTATTGAAGGTGAAGCCCTTCTTATTACACTAGATATGTACGGTGTGTTTGGCTCTAGTGGGTCAGCATGCACTTCTGGATCATTAGATCCTTCCCATGTTTTATTAGCAATTGGACTGCCTCATGAGATTGCCCATGGTTCTTTAAGGATTTCAATAGGTCGATCTAATACAGAGGAAGATGTGGATTATTTATTAAGTGTATTACCAGAAATTGTACAACGATTAAGAGATATGTCTCCTTTATATGAAGACTATATGCAAGAGCAGGGTCAATAA